CATCCAGCCTCCCCACCCccgcccccggggctggggacaccccaaacctgTCCCAGGGCCACCACAGGGGACGtgtcccctccctccaggagccaccaccaagggacacctggggacaccgcgggggacacctggggacacctggggacaccaagggggacacctggggacaccgagggggaCACGGCCCCGCTGGGATGgaaccccacagatcccccaggACCTCCAGAATGGTCAAAATGATCTAAAATCCCTTAATTTGGGTTGAAATCACCCTAAGTCAGGCCTAACTCCGTTAATTTGGGTTGAAATCCCTTAATTTGGGTTGAAATCACCCTAAGTCAGGCCTAACTCTGTTAATTTGGGTCGAAATCCCCTAATTTGGGTTGAAATCTCCTAAATCAGGCCTAACTCCGTTAATTTGGGTTGAAATCCCTTAGTTTGGGTTGAAATCACCCTAAGTCAGGCCTAACTCCGTTAATTTGGGTTGAAATCCCCTAATTTGAGTTGAAATCACCCTAAGTCAGGCCTAACTCTGTTAATTTGGGTTGAAATCCCTTAGTTTGGGTTGAAATCTCCTAAATCAGGCCTAACTCCGTTAATTTGGGTTGAAATCCCTTAATTTGAGTTGAAATCCCCTAAATCAGGCCTAACTCTGTTAATTTGGGTTGAAATCCCTTAATTTGAGTTGAAATCCCCTAAGTCAGGCCTAACTCTGTTAATTTGGGTTGAAATCCCTTAATTTGGGTTGAAATCCCCCTAAGTCAGGCCTAACTCTGTTAATCTGGGTTGAAATCCCTTAGTTTGGGTTGAAATCCCCTAAGTCAGGCCTAACTCTGTTAATCTGGGTTGAAATCCCTTAGTTTGGGTTGAAATCCCCTAAGTCAGGCCTAACTCCGTTAATTTGGGTTGAAATCCCTTAGTTTGGGTTGAAATCACCCTAAGTCAGGCCTAACTCTGTTAATTTGGGTTGAAATCCCTTAATTTGGGTTGAAATCCCCTAAGTCAGGCCTAACTCTGTTAATTTGGGTTGAAATCCCCTAATTTGGGTTGAAAATCCCCCTAAGTCACGCCTAACTCTGTTAATTTTGGGTTGAAATCCCTTAGTTTGGGTTGAAATCTCCTAAGTCACGCCTAACTCTGTTAATTTGGGTTGAAATCCCCTAATTTGGGTTGAAATCTCCTAAGTCACGCCTAACTCTGTTAATTTGGGTTGAAATCACCCTAAGTCAGGCCTAACTCCGTTAATTTGGGTTGAAATCCCTTAATTCGGGTTAAAATCACCCTAAGTCAGGCCTAACTCCGTTAATTTGGGTTGAAATCCCTTAGTTTGGGTTGAAATCACCCTAAGTCAGGCCTAACTCTGTTAATTTGGGTTGAAATCCCCCAGCTTGGGTTGAAATCACACTAAGTCAGGCCTAACTCCGTTAATTTGGGTTGAAATCCCTTAGTTTGGGTTGAAATCACCCTAAGTCAGGCCTAACTCTGTTAATTTGGGTTGAAATCCCTTAATTTGGGTTGAAATCCCCTAAGTCAGGCCTAACTCTGTTAATTTGGGTTGAAATCCCTTAATTTGGGTTGAAATCACCCTAAGTCAGGCCTAACTCTGTTAATTTGGGTTGAAATCTCCTAATTTGGGTTGAAATCACCCTAAGTCAGGCCTAACTCCTTTAATTTGGGTTGAAATCCCTTAATTTGGGTTGAAATCTCCTAAGTCAGGCCTAACTCTGTTAATTTGGGTTGAAATCACCCTAAGTCAGGCCTAACTCCATTAATTTGGGTTGAAATCCCTTAGTTTGGGTTGAAATCCCCTAAGTCAGGCCTAACTCTGTTAATTTGGGTTGAAATCCCTTAATTTGGGTTGAGATCCCTTAATTCAGGCCCAGACCCTTTAGTTCAGGTTGAAACCCCTGAATCCCGAGCTGATTCTCTTAAACCAGGCCTAAATCAGGTCGAAATGCCAGAAACCCAGACTGGGTTCCCCAAAACAGATCTCATTCCCTTAGGTCAGGCCAAAGCCCATCAGCTGGGGTTCAAACCCCCTAAACCAGGCCTAAATCCTTTCATTTGGGTCTAAATCCCCTAAACTGGGCCTAAATCCTTTAATTTGGGCCTAAATCCCCTAAACCAGGTCTAAATCCCTTAATTCGGGCCTAAATCCCCTACACCAGGCCTAAATCCTTTCATTTGGGTCTAAATCCACTAAACTGGGCCTAAATGCCTTAATTCAGATCTAAATCCCCTAAACGAGGCCTAAATCCTTTAATTTGTGTCTAAATCCCCTAAACTGGGCCTGAATGCCTTAACTCAGATCTAAAATCCCCTAAACTGGGCCTAAATCCTTTAATTCGGGCCTAAATCCCCTACACCAGGCCTAAATCCCTAAATTTGTGTCTAAATCCCCTAAACTTGGCCTAAATGTCTTAATTCAGATCTAAATCCCCTAAATGAGGCCTAAAAGCCTTAATTTGTGTCTAAATCCCCTAAACTTGGCCTAAATGCCTTAATTCAGATCTAAATCCCCTAAACTGGGCCTAAATCCCCTAAACTGGGCCTAAATCCTTTAATTTGGGCCTAAATCCCCTACACCAGGCCTAAATCCTTTCATTTGGGTCTAAATCCCTTAATCGAGGCCTAAAAGCCTTAATTTGGGTCTAAATCTCCTAAATTGGgcctaaatccccaaatttgggtcTAAATCCCCTAAACTGGGCCTGAATGCCTTAATTCAGATCTAAATCCCCTAAACTGGGCCTAAATCCTTTAATTTGGGTCTAAATCCCCTAAACCAGCCCTAAATGCCTTAATTCAGATCTAAATCCCCTAAACGAGGCCTAAATCCTTTAATTTGGGCCTAAATCCCCTACACCAGGCCTAAATGCCTTAATTCAGATCTAAATCCCCTAAACCAGCCCTAAATCCTTTAATTTGGGTCGAAATCCCCTAAACTGGGCCTAAATGCTTTAATTTGGATCCAAATCCCCTACACCAGGCCTAAATCCTTTAATTTGTGTCTAAATCCCCTAAACTTGGCCTAAATGTCTTATTTCAGATCTAAATCCCCTAAACAAGGCCTAAATGCCTTAATTTGGATCTAAATCCCCCAAACTGGGCCTAAATCCCTAAATTTGGGTCTAAATCCCCTAAACTGGGCCTGAATGCCTTAATTCAGATCTAAATCCCCTAAACTGGACCTAAATCCTTAATTTGGGCCTAAATCCCATAAACTGGACCTAAATCCTTTAATTTGTGTCCAAATCCCCTACACCAGGCCTAAATCCTTTAATTTGGGTCTAAATCTCCTAAACGAGGCCTAAATCCCTTAATTCGGGCCTAAATCCCCTAAACCAGCCCTAAATCCCTTGATTTGGGTCTAAATCCCCTAAACCAGGCCTAAATCCCTTAACTTGGGTCTAAATCCCCTAAACTGGGCCTAAATCCTTTAATTTGTGTCCAAATCCCCTGCACCAGGCCTAAATCCCTAAATTTGTGTCTAAATCCCCTAAACCAGCCCTAAATCCCTTGATTTGAGTCTAAATCCCCATAACCAGGCCTAAATCCCTTAATTTGGGCCTAAATCCCCTAAACCAGGCCTAAATCCTTTAATTTGGGCCTAAATCTCCTACACCAGCCCTAAATCCCTAAATTTGTGTCTAAATCCCCTAAACTTGGCCTAAATGTCTTAATTCAGATCTAAATCCCCTAAACAAGGCCTAAATGCCTTAATTTGGATCTAAATCCCCTAAACTGGGCCTGAATGCCTTAACTCAGATCTAAATCCCCTAAACTGGGCCTAAATCCCTTAATTTGGGTCCAAATCCCCTACACCAGGCCTGAATGCTTTAATTCAGATCTAAATCCCCATAACCAGGCCTAAGTCCTTTAATTTGGGCCTAAATCCCCTAAACCGGGCCTAAATCCTTTAATTTGGATCCAAATCCCCTACACCAGGCCTAAATCCTTTCATTTGGGCCCAAATCCCCTAAACGAGGCCTAAATCCCTTAATTCAGATCTAAATCCCCTAAACAAGGCCTAAATGCTTTAATTTGGATCTAAATCCCCTAAACTGGGCCTGAATGCCTTAACTCAGATCTAAATCCCATAAACTGGGCCTAAATCCCTTAATTTGGGCCTAAATCCCCTACACCAGGCCTAAATCCTTTCATTTGGGTCTAAATCCCCTAAACGAGGCCTAAAAGCCTTAATTTGGGTCTAAATCCCCTAAACTTGGCCTAAATGCCTTAATTTGGATCTAAATCCCCTAAACAAGGCCTAAATGCCTTAATTTGGATCTAAATCCCCTAAACTGGGCCTAAATCCTTTAATTTGGGTCTAAATCCCCTACACCAGGCCTGAATGCTTTAATTCAGATCTAAAACCCCTAAACCAGGCCTAAGTCCTTTAATTTGGGCCTAAATCCCCTAAACCGGGCCTAAATCCTTTAATTTGGATCCAAATCCCCTACACCAGGCCTAAATCCTTTCATTTGGGCCCAAATCCCCTAAACGAGGCCTAAATCCCTTAATTCAGATCTAAATCCCCTAAACCAGGCCTAAGTCCTTTAATTTGGGCCTAAATCCCCTAAACCAGGCCTAAATCCCTAAATTTGGGTTAAAGCCAGAGATCTTTGGTGGATTGAGTTTAATAAAATCCAGCgggaaaatggaaatttccggaaaaggacagaaaattcCCCAAGAAGCCGAGAACGGCGGCCATGACACGTCCAAGGTCCCCCCTGtcctggtggcagtggtggcccTGTCATTGTCCCCTTATCCTGGCCTTGGTGGCCACTGTGGTTGTGGTGGCCTTGGTGGCCAGAGTGGCTGTGGTGGCCTTGGTGACCTTGGTGACCTCGGTGACCTTGGTGGTCATCTTGACCACGGTGACCTTGGTGGCCATGGTGACCTTGGTGGCCTTGGTGGCCTTGCTGCTCAGGAGGTCCTGGGGTCCATGGTGGCCACGGTGGCCTTGGTGATCTTGGCATCCTTGGTGTCCTTGGTGGCCTTGGTGGTCTTGGTGACCCTGGTGGCCTTGGTGGCCTTGTTGCTCAGGAGGTCCTGGTGTCCTTGGTGGCCTCGGTGGCTTTGGTGATCTTGGCATCCTTGGTGTCCTTGGTGGCCATGGTGACCTTGGTGACCTCGGTGACCTTGGTGACCTTGTTGCTCAGGAGGTCCTGGGGTCCATGGTGGCCATGGTGACCTTGGTGGCCATGGTGACCATGGTGACCTTGGTGACCTTGTTGCTCAGGAGGTCCTGGTGTCCTTGGTGGCCATTGTGACCACAGTGGCCTTGGTGACCTTGGTGACCATGGTGACCTCGGTGACCTTGGTGGCCCTGTTGCTCAGAAGGTCCTGGTGTCCTTGGTGGCCATGGTGACCTTGGTGGCCTCGGTGGCCTCGTGGCTCAGAAGGTTCCGAtggccactgccagggctgtggtggccaggaggaggggaggggtcctggggacGCTCCGGCCTGGGGGACaaagagggacagggaggggtgacaggaggtgacGGGGGGGATGGCAGTGCTATGGGGGTGACAAGAGGTGACAGGGgggatggcagtgccatgggggtgacaggaggtgacaggaggtgacaggggggatggcagtgccatgggggtgacaggaggtgacaggaggtgacagggggggatggcagtgccatgggggtgacaggaggtgacaggaggtgacggggggatggcagtgccatgggggtgacaggaggtgacagggggggatggcagtgccatgggggtgacaggaggtgacaggggggatggcagtgccatgggggtgacaggaggtgacagggggggatggcagtgccatgggggtgacaggaggtgacaggaggtgacagggggggatggcagtgccatgggggtgacaggaggtgacagtgccatgggggtgacaggaggtgacaggaggtgacaggggggatggcagtgccatgggggtgacaggaggtgacagtgccatgggggtgacaggaggtgacaggaggtgacaggggggatggcagtgccatgggggtgacaggaggtgacaggaggtgacgggggggatggcagtgccatgggggtgacaggaggtgacaggaggtgacggggggatggcagtgccatggggggtgacaggaggtgacaggggggatggcagtgccatggggggtgacaggaggtgacagggggggatggcagtgccatgggggtgacaggaggtgacaggaggtgacaggaggtgacaggaggtgacaggggggatggcagtgccatgggAGTGACAGGAagtgacaggaggtgacagggggggatggcagtgccatgggggtgacaggaggtgacaggaggtgacaggaggtgacaggggggatggcagtgccatgggggtgacaggaggtgacaggaggtgacaggggggatggcagtgccatgggggtgacaggaggtgacaggaggtgacaagGGGGTGTCCCAGCTCACCTGTGTCGAACACACAGGGCCCGTCCCCGCAGCGTTGCTCTGTGAGGGGAGGGACAGTGTCAGGGCTGGGGTggccttgtccctgtccctgtccctgtccttgtccctgtccctgtccttgtcccttgtccttgtccctgtccctgtccttgtccctgtccctgtccctgtcccatccctgtccctgtcccgtcCCAGGTGTggcagtccccatccctgtccccacacccaCACCAaatgtccttgtccctgtccccatggtgggtgttcccagcacaggatgtccctgtcccctcaccgaGTGTCCTTGTCCCCATGCCCacagtgagtgtccccagcacgggctgtccctgtcccctcactgaGTGTCATTGTCCCCATGCCCacagtgagtgtccccagcatgggctgtccctgtcccctcaccgaGTGTCCTTGTCCCCATGTGGATGTCCCCAGCACGGGATGTCCCTGttctgggtgtccctgtccccttactgggtgtccccatcccctcgCCCTCACCGAGTGTCCTTGTCCCCATGCCCacagtgagtgtccccagcaggggctgtccctgtcccctcaccgagtgtccccatcccccagGCCGTCCCCCCGTGCTGTCACCTCGCAGCCACTCGCAGTTGTATTTGCTGACGGTCCCGATGGAGCGGAGCCGGATCCGCACCTTGTCCCCACCCTCGGTGACATTGGTGACATCGGTGACCTCGAAGGTCTCGAAGGGCGGGATCAGCACCTCCTCCTCGTGCGGGAAGAAGGAGAATTCCCGGATGGCCACGCCCTGGCAGGTGAGCACCTGGAAGGTGGCGTCCGTGCcgaagctccaggagctctcgTTGCGCAGCGACGCCGACGCGAAGTGGCCGAAGCGCACGAGGtccccgcgccgcgccgcgAACCGCAGCCCGCGCACGCCACGGAACGCGCGGTGACACCGCGGGCCCCGAGCGTCCCGCAGTGCCACCAGCGCCTGAGCGGGAAAAATTGGATTTTATTATTGGTAAATATGTAAATTTGTCATAAATATGCAAATTGAAAGAATTCATTGCTTCCGTATGGAGTTGTTGCGGTGACAGCGCGGGCCCCGAGCGTCCCGCAGCGCCGCCACCGCCTGAGCGGGAAAAacgggaaaatgggaattttatgaTTGGTCTCTCTCAAATAtgcaaattaatattaaatattagaTGTCGGGGAAAATGTGAATTTGATGATTGGCTGctcataaaaatgcaaattgaaAGAATTCATGGCTCCCGTATGGAGTTGTTGCGGTGACACCGCGGGCCCCGAGCGTCCCGCAGCGATGCCAGCGCCTGAGCAGGAAAAATTGGATTTTATTATTAGTAAATATTCAAACTTCTcataaatatgcaaatgaatTTTAAGTATTAGATGGGTTGTGTTAGAGAgtgatgggaaaaatgggaatttgatTGTTGGCAAATATTGAAGATCGATATTGGATAGTTTGGGATTGGCTCCCCACAAATATGCAAATGAATGTCAGATGGGGTGTGGTTAGAGAgtgatgggaaaaatgggaatttgatTATTGGTAAATATGTAAATTTGTCATAAATATGCAAATTGAAAGGATTCATTGCTCCCGTATGGAGTTGTTGCGGTGACACCGCGGGCCCCGAGCGTCCCGCAGCGCCGCCAGCGCCTGAGCGGGAAAAATTGGATTTTATTATTGGTAAATATGTAAATTTGTcataaatatgcaaatgaatattaaatattagATGGGTTGTGTTAGAGAgtgatgggaaaaatgggaatttgatTGTTGGCAAATATTGAAGATCGATATTGGATAGTTTGGGATTGGCCCCCCACAAATATGCAAATGAATATTAGATGGGGTGTGGTTAGAGAGTGAtgcaaaaaatgggattttattaTTGGTAAATATTCAAATTTGTCATAAATATGCAAATTGAAAGAATTCATTGCTCCCGTATGGAGTTGTTGCGGTGACACCGCGGGCCCCGAGCGTCCCGCAGCGACGCCACAGCCTGAGCTGGAAAAacgggaaaatgggaattttatgaTTGACCTCTAACAAATAtgcaaattaatattaaatattagaTGTCGGgaaaaatgtggattttatgATTGGCTGCTCATAAATATGCAAATTGAAATAATTCATTGCTCCCTTATGGAGTTGTTGCGGTGACACCGCGGGCCCCGAGCGTCCCGCAGCGACGCCAGCGCCTGAGCGGGAAAAATTGGATTTTAATTATAGTAAATATGTAAATTTGTcataaatatgcaaatgaatattaaatattagATGGGTTGTGTTAGAGAGTGAtgcaaaaaatgggaatttgatTGTTGGCAAATATTGAAGATCGATATTGGATAGTTTGGGATTGGCTCCCCACAAATATGCAAATGAATGTCAGATGGGGTGTGGTTAGAGAgtgatgggaaaaatgggaatttgatTATTAGTAAATATGTAAATTTGTCATAAATATGCAAATTGAAAGGATTCATTGCTCCCGTATGGAGTTGTTGCGGTGACACCGCGGGCCCCGAGCGTCCCGCAGCGCCACCAGCGCCTGAGCGGGAAAAATTGGATTTTATTATTGGGAAATATGTAAATTTGTcataaatatgcaaatgaatattaaatattagATGGGTTGTGTTAGAGAGTGATGGGAAAAATAGGAATTTGATTATTGGCAAATATTGAAGATCGATATTGGATAGTTTGGGATTGGCTCCCCACAAATATGCAAATGAATGTCAGATGGGGTGTGGTTAGAGAGTGAtgcaaaaaaagggaattaattATTGGGAAATATGTAAATTTGTCATAAATATGCAAATTGAAAGGATTCATTGCTCCCGTATGGAGTTGTTGCGGTGACACCGCGGGCCCCGAGCGTCCCGCAGCGACGCCAGCGCCTGAGCGGGAAAAACGGGAATTAATTATTGGGAAATATGTAAATTTGTcataaatatgcaaatgagTATTAATTATTAGATGGGTGGTGTTAGAGAGTGATGGGAAAAACGGgaattttatgattggcttcTCTCAAATATGCAAATGAGTATTAATTATCAGATGGGTTGTGTTAGAGagtgaagggaaaaatgggaattttattattagcaaatattaaaaatcgGTATTAGATGTTTTATGATTGGCTTCTcataaatatgcaaatgaatATTAATTATTAGATGGGGTGTGGTTAGAGAgtgatgggaaaaatgggaatattaTGATTGGCTTATCTCAAATATGCAAATGAGTATTAAATATTAGATGGGGTGTGGTTAGAGAGtgatggaaaaaatgggaattttaggaTTGGCTTCTCTCAAATATGCAAATGAGTATTAGATGGGGTGTGGTTAGAGagtgaagggaaaaatgggaattttatcattagcaaatattaaaaatcgATATTagatattttatgattggcttcTCTCAAATATGCAAATGAGTATTAATTATCACATGGGCAGTGTTAGAGAGTgaatggaaaaatgggaattttgtgaTTGGCTTGTCTCAAATATGCAAATGAGTATTAAATATCAGATGGGTTTTGTTAGAGagcaatgggaaaaatgggaattttgtgaTTGGCCTATCTCAAATATGCAAATGAGTATTAATTATCAGATGGGTTGTGTTAGAGagtgaagggaaaaatgggaattttatcattagcaaatattaaaaatcgGTATTagatattttatgattggcttcTCTCAAATATGCAAATGAGTATTAAATATCACATGGGTCGTGTTAGAGAgtgatgggaaaaatgggaattttgtgaTTGGCTTGTCTCAAATATGCAAATGAGTATTAATTATTAGATGGGTTGTGTTAGAGagcaatgggaaaaatgggaattttgtgaTTGGCTTCTCTCAAATATGCAAATGAGTATTAATTATTAGATGGGTCGTGTTAGAGAGCGataggaaaaatgggaattttattattagcaaatattaaaaatcgATATTAGATGTTTTATGATTGGCTTCTCACAAATATGCAAATGAGTATTAAATATCAGATGG
This Haemorhous mexicanus isolate bHaeMex1 chromosome 1, bHaeMex1.pri, whole genome shotgun sequence DNA region includes the following protein-coding sequences:
- the LOC132338805 gene encoding GPI-linked NAD(P)(+)--arginine ADP-ribosyltransferase 1-like, whose protein sequence is MLPLTLPLLAMTAMTTATTGVPPGGTATPVVALDMAPDSFDDQYRGCGRAMAAELPALNRSELQRGGHWAEGWALAAAQWRVRPSPRSPRSPLSPAQAMALLAYTAPVPLHRTFNAAVRAAGRSRREYRDNFHFKTLHFLLSQALVALRDARGPRCHRAFRGVRGLRFAARRGDLVRFGHFASASLRNESSWSFGTDATFQVLTCQGVAIREFSFFPHEEEVLIPPFETFEVTDVTNVTEGGDKVRIRLRSIGTVSKYNCEWLREQRCGDGPCVFDTGRSVPRTPPLLLATTALAVAIGTF